One genomic segment of Culturomica massiliensis includes these proteins:
- a CDS encoding dipeptidase yields MKTFILFVLLFAFFQGQACTVIVAGKKATVDGSVLNSHTDAGADCRIRVVPGQKFAKDAKAPVYYGIQRVDLPLNDNGKILGYIPQVEQTFTYFQSAYSHINEYELCIGESTLSQRPELQVDLGEGEQIMTVEQAMIFALQRCKTADTALELITSLMEQYGFLPSCGPESECLTIADPEKIWVLELFSVGKGWKAGSGKPGVIWAAQRVPDDHVAIIPNWSIIKEIDLSKPDYFKASANYMQVAIDSGWYAPESGQPFIWQDIYAPTPREWATNRFWLFATTFAPSTAPMKSRKTQNPFDNLNQYIQFVEPLSVYPFSFKPEKPVSVKDFMDFQRSTFSGTIYDKENDAAWYYPGKDNKLVKSKLATPFPSGETQKLMKTTRRRAVARVDGEYGMVAQLRAGMPKGIGGIYWVFQDNAYTSPYLPIFTGVTHIPEVYSTYDPKQYTDNSVRWAIDFVDNLLYLNWQDGKKDLNDARTPLESNFFKRNTEIEKEYAELYQKNPKKAAELLNKYTQECADAVMDTYVRLRNTLITKYTNNKMR; encoded by the coding sequence CCGTATCCGGGTTGTCCCCGGCCAAAAATTTGCCAAAGACGCCAAAGCTCCGGTATATTACGGAATACAACGGGTAGACTTACCCTTGAACGATAACGGAAAAATTTTAGGCTACATCCCGCAGGTAGAACAAACCTTCACCTATTTTCAATCGGCTTATTCCCATATCAACGAGTATGAGCTGTGTATCGGGGAAAGCACCCTCAGCCAACGACCGGAATTACAGGTAGACCTCGGAGAAGGTGAACAAATCATGACTGTAGAACAAGCTATGATTTTTGCATTGCAACGTTGTAAAACCGCCGATACAGCCCTTGAACTCATCACCTCATTAATGGAGCAATACGGTTTTCTGCCCTCTTGCGGACCGGAATCCGAATGCCTGACAATTGCAGATCCGGAAAAAATCTGGGTACTCGAACTTTTCAGTGTCGGAAAAGGCTGGAAAGCCGGAAGTGGTAAACCTGGTGTAATCTGGGCTGCACAACGCGTTCCGGACGACCATGTAGCTATCATTCCGAACTGGAGTATTATCAAAGAAATCGATCTCTCGAAACCGGACTATTTCAAAGCCTCTGCCAATTATATGCAGGTAGCCATCGACAGCGGCTGGTATGCTCCTGAAAGCGGCCAACCGTTCATCTGGCAGGATATATATGCCCCCACTCCGCGGGAATGGGCTACCAATCGCTTCTGGCTTTTCGCAACAACATTTGCTCCTTCAACAGCACCGATGAAAAGCCGGAAAACTCAAAATCCCTTCGACAATTTGAACCAATACATACAGTTCGTCGAGCCTCTGAGTGTATATCCCTTCTCCTTTAAACCGGAAAAACCCGTATCGGTAAAAGATTTCATGGATTTCCAACGCTCTACCTTCAGCGGAACCATTTATGACAAAGAGAATGATGCCGCCTGGTATTATCCCGGCAAAGACAACAAGTTGGTAAAAAGCAAATTAGCGACTCCGTTCCCTTCGGGAGAGACGCAGAAACTCATGAAAACGACCCGCCGCCGTGCAGTTGCCAGAGTAGACGGAGAATACGGTATGGTTGCACAACTTCGTGCCGGCATGCCGAAAGGTATCGGAGGTATTTACTGGGTATTCCAGGACAATGCTTATACTTCACCTTATTTACCGATATTTACCGGAGTAACGCATATCCCCGAAGTATATTCTACCTATGATCCCAAACAATACACAGACAATTCAGTCAGATGGGCCATTGACTTTGTAGATAACTTACTTTATCTGAACTGGCAGGACGGTAAAAAGGATTTAAACGATGCCCGTACCCCTTTGGAAAGTAATTTCTTTAAACGCAATACTGAAATTGAAAAAGAGTATGCGGAATTATATCAGAAAAATCCTAAAAAAGCTGCCGAACTATTGAACAAATATACCCAGGAATGTGCCGACGCTGTAATGGATACCTATGTCCGGCTGCGGAACACCCTTATTACCAAATATACAAATAATAAAATGAGATAA